gtctctctccccgtctgtctctctccctctccccgtctgtctgtctctctccccgtctgtctctctccctctccccgtctgtctgtctctctccccgtctgtctctctcgctctccccgtctgtctgtctctctccctctccccgtctgtctgtctctctccccgtctgtctgtctctctccctctccccgtctgtctgtctctctccctctccccgtctgtctctctccctctccccgtctgtctgtctctctccctctccccgtctgtctctctccccgtctgtctgtctctctccccgtctgtctgtctctctccctctccccgtctgtctgtctctctccctctccccgtctgtctctctccctctccccgtctgtctgtctctctccctctccctgtctgtctgtctccccgtctgtctgtctccctctccccgtctgtctgtctccctctccccgtctgtctctctccctctccccgtctgtctgtctctctccccgtctgtccctctccccgtctgtctctctccctctccccgtctgtctgtctctctccccatctgtctctctccctctccccgtctgtctgtctctctccctctccccgtctgtctgtctctctccctctccttgtctgtctgtctctctccccatctgtctctctccctctccccgtctgtctgtctctccctctccccgtctgtctgtctctctccaggTGTCTGTCTAACAGTGAGGACGACAGGCGTGTCCTCTCCTTCCACttggacagagacacacacacactgtacgtGGCCTTCTCCAGCTGTGTGGTGAGAATCCCGCTGAGCCGCTGTGAGAGACACCGAACCTGTCAcaagtgagacacacacacgcacacacacgcacacacacacacacgcacacacgcacacacgcacacacacgcacgcacacacacgcacacgcacacacgcacacacacgcacacacacacaccccataaTACTGGAGCAAAAATTTATAAagtttgtaaattatttagaaaaataaaacccacactgctcatcaccatggcaacactgACTGTACTATGAatcatggtggtggtagcacgATGTTcagagtataaataaataataaacaatacttactctgtttgtgtgtgtgtgtgtgtgtgtgtgtgcgtgtgtgtgtgtgtgttttgcaggtcATGTATTGCGTCCAGAGATCCGTACTGTGGTTGGATGTCACATGGGGCTTGTGAAAGGATTCCAGCAGGAGTGGagtaagtctctctctcacacacacacacacacacacacacacactaacacacacacactaacacacacacacacagttttattattaaacatcagTGATCTCATTCTCTAACTCCcggttctctttttttctctcttttcatctcatttactcattcatctttctttctctcattttatttccccatttctgtctctccccctctctccccctctctctgtctctccccctctctccccctctctctgtctctccccctctctccccctctctctctctctttctctctctccccctctctctctctctttctctctctctctctctctcagcagtgGGTTTGAGCAGGATGTGGAGTTCGGGGATACGGGGCGTCTCGGTGACTGTCACGGTGAGAtcatctgtttctgtgttttctcatcacactcacactcacacacacactcacacacactcactcacacacacacacacacacacacacacacacacaggaggaaaatgtttctgatgatttattttattttaatcgtCTGTCTGAGCGCTAGagctttttagttttaatttgattttatttttattttctgctgaTTTCTTGTTCCTTTAATTCCTGTAGAGTTTATGACTACCGCTTCAGCGCCAGGTTTCAAATCATATGGCGACGCAACTTCTGGTTAGTTTCCTTTTTACTCAAACGATTTCCTTTCCTTCAGTTCAGCGTTCCTCTTTCAtcgtcatcttcatcatcatcatcttcatcatcttcatcatcatcttcatcatcatcatcacaattaATCTCTAGTCTCTAAACAACTTCATCTCGTCTCTGCATGTTTACAGTAGACATGTGCTGAAAGTCTGTTATTCACTCCCatgttatcacacacacacacacacacacacacatacacatacacacacacacacactcacacacacacactgaaacacacacactcacacacactcacacacacacacacacacacacacactcacacacacacacactgaaacacacacactcacacacactcacacacacacacatacacacacacacactcacacacacacacatacacatacacacacacacactcacacacacacactgaaacacacacactcacacacacacacacacacacatacacatacacacacacacactcacacactcacacacacacacacacacacatacacacacacacactcacacacacacacactgaaacacacacactcacacacactcacacacacacacatacacacacacacactcacacacacacactgaaacacacacactcacacacactcacacacacacactgaaacacacacactcacacacacacacatacacacacacatacacacacagaaacacatacacacacacactcacacacacacacacagaaacacactgaaacacacacacacacacacacacacacacactcacacacacacacacacaaacacacacacacacacacactcacacacacaaacacacacacaccgaaacacacacacacatacacacacacacacagagaaacacaccgaaacacacacaaacacacacacacacacacacacacacacacagaaacacacacacacacactcacacacacacacacagaaacacacacacacacacactcacacacacaaacacacacacaccgaaacacacacacacatacacacacacacacagagaaacacaccgaaacacacacaaacacacacacacacacacacagaaacacacacacacactcacacacacaaacacacacacaccgaaacacacacacacatacacacacacagagaaacacaccgaaacacacacacacacatacacacacagaaacacacaccgaaacacacacacacactcacacacacacactgaaacacacacactcacacacacacacatacacacatacacacacagaaacacatacacacacacagaaacacacacacacacagaaacacactgaaacacacacaccgaaacacacagaaacacacacacacacacacacagaaacacacacacacacacactcacacacacacacacagaaacacacagaaacacacacacacacacacacacactcacacacacacacacacacaaacacacacacacacacacaccgaaacacacacacacacatacacacacagaaacacacacacacacatacacacacagaaacacacacacacacagagaaacacacacagaaacacacacacaaacacacgttaTAAAGTTAAATTattgagaagtgtgtgtttgtggctcaGTATCGGTTGTTTACTTTCGTCCTGTGAATTAATGTTAGTGtactttattaactttattaacttCATTAACTTTATTAACTTCATTAGCGTCATTAGCGTCATTAGCctcattaatgttaattaacacTAGGCTCGTTGCTGGTTTCAGGTGATTAGTTATGCTGTAACTCGGTTAAACTGAGTTTCGTGTTGACGCTCACCTCGATGAAGAGCGGCGTTTTCAGCACGCTGGTGTTCGTGTTCAGAATGAAACACTGGCGTTAGTTAATTATCTGTGTTACGCTGagcctgatgatgatgatgatgatgatgatgatgatgatcagttGTTTATCAGCAcgtgtctaatgtccacatcaATGTTACCacaatatcattcattcattcattcattcattcactaacACAGTGTAATAccttaatttgtttgtttatttatttttgtttagtttttaaagcagaatagtttttattcattatgaaGTAAAGTTTGCAGTTTGCAGTTTGGGGCGAAGCAGAAACACAGGACGCAGTCAAACACTGATGCACTAAACCTTCTGCACTTCCACGTTCGCCTGCATACACACCATTTATACAGAGCAGAGCAGCGCTTAAACACAACCTGCTCAGGAggcgttgattagtttcctgtaacagcagctctgacagtagcgcaggtttagattataatataatacgttatcgtttctatagcaacagctcattcacagggacgtgtacagcgaacgcGCCGCATAAACGGAttgaaaaagtgtgtaattgtttataaacgtggagatgtttatgtcacatgtatggaaggagtctccagtgtcagcgccttGTAACAAAccgaggtaaagctggaactttaaggtttccgacgtcttcaggacagaggagtttacgcagtttctcaggaacatgatgctggtgagggaacgagggtttatagctgctataacgtaagtgacaacaggaactcacacGCTTcactgaacattaaatgtaactagaaacagataaaaggtgtgatgtgttgttttttaataaataaaagttgtaattgttgtaagttgctgtggtgtaaggggaataaaactcttggggACGTGCAGTTagagggaaataatcaacttcgggatGGTCGGCGTTAAATCCGGTGAACACGTGAGGTTTCAGCGTTGTGGATTGTGTGAAAGTCTGCATCAGTGTTTGAGCTTCGTGCGTGGCGTTCCTGCTGCAGCCGGCTGTACAGTAGAGCTGTACATAAACAGGACCGCTAGACGTTCTAGAACGTTCCGGACTCTCTGGAAGCTGGAATAACTGTGTGAATGATGTGTTTACTGCAGCAGAACAGGAAAAGCCGGCGCTGTCCGTCACGCCGTCCTCCGCTTCAGAACCTAAACATTCCCCACACactcctccctctcttcctcctcaACTCCTCGACACACGGAGATCCGTTCTCCGCGACGATTCGGAAACTTCCAGATCATTTGAATCGGTGATGGAGGGTAAGGCCTTGACGGGAGCAAGGGATTTTGGGTAATGCTGCTGCTAGCGATCATCTCTCTAAAGCTAGctgttaaaatacaaaaacatggaaacgcacacacacgcacacacacacacacgcacacacacacacacacacgcacacacacactgatgtgtttagtTAAGCAGATTGAAACTCATTCCATTttactgttttgtattttaatagcTAACTTCCTCTTTAGCTGTTAGCTTAGCGAGGCGACGTTAGCAGCAGCGCTCAGGTCCCCACAGCTTACATGTCagtttattttcttcatttgttctttcagtttttttccttcagtggaGCAACATGTCttctttctgttctcttttATCTGCTTTTTCTCAGTTCCTTTACTGTTTAGTTCTTGATTCTACTTTTCTTTCtcgttcttttgtttttcctgaaAGTCTTCCGAAGGCCTTACGCAGACCAGCACTGTTCCCGCTTCAGTTACTAACACTCGCTCAGTTTCTCTCGTGGACACTAACACACTCGGAAGACACGCTTCCTCTTCTCGATATGATCAGGTATCTGGGGCTGAACGCTAACAAACTTTACTCCTGGAACTCTTAAAGCTTTTAACGGCTGAGTGGACGACGTCTTCTTCACTAACATAATCCTGTTATATGAGCTGCTAGCTTCCGGCTAATCCGATTCTCTCATCTGCTCTGGATGCACTTCTGCTCCGTAGGGCTGGATTACCTTCACACGTCTTCATGAgtataaagtttaaataaatctcAGGAAGTGAGCGAATGCCTGCTGgggggaggtggaggaggtggaggtggaggaggtggaggtgaaggaggagctctccactctgtgtgtgtgtgtgtgtgtgtgtgtgtgttcagtgtgagttcACACGGCGTTGTTGTGTGTTCGCAGGCATTTGGGAGATCCAGTCGGCCGACTCCAACCAGCTGGTGCACATGAACATCCTGATCACGTGCGTCTTCGCTGCGTTCCTGTTGGGGGCGTTCATCGCCGGCGCTGTGGTCTACTGCTACCGAGACGTCTTCCTGCACAAGAAGACGCGCAAAATCCACAAAGCGGCGCACAGTAAAGACGAGGAGTCGGCACCGTCACGCACTGACTCCACCGGGAGCTTCACCAAGCTGAACGGCCTCTTCGAGAGTCCGGTGAAGGAATTTCCCAGCGCCATGGAGGAGGCGAGGATCTACTTCAGCGGAGACAAAGATGAAAAGAACCCAGAATCCAAGACCATCATCCTCAGCAGGCAAAACCCGGAGCTGGCGGCGTTGCCCACGCCCGAGTCGACGCCGGTGCTCCACCAAAAGGGGCTGCAGCCGAACAAGAGCCAGTGGGAAAAGGCACAAGGGAAAACGTGTGTGTCTCGGAAAGAGGCTCCGCCCAAAAGCCCACAAAACCCCAGCATCCCAAGTGCTGTCGTGCTTCCAAACGCAACGCACGAGAAAACCGTCCCGAGCAGCGACACTGGCAGCGTGAAGTCGGTCCATAAAGAGCGGCGGCGTTCCGTAGACGCTAGAAACACACTTAACGAGCTCCTGAAACATCTTAACGAGGCTAACGAGGCTGAGACAATAAACGCCAACCCTAAAGCCATCATGGCCGACACGCCACGCCCTCGCCCGCACCTGATGCTCGAGCCCATGGGGAACTTAGCAGAAATCCCACCCAAAGTTCCAAGTCGGGAAGCGTCACTTTATTCCCCGACATCCTATTCCCCGCCCTCATCCTACTCGGCTTCGTCCTATTCGCCGTCGTCCTCGTTACCCAGACACAGTCCCACCAAACGCGTGGACGTCCCGTCCGTGCCCACGTCACCCACCGGACAAATGGGGACCCTCGATAGGCAGCGTTTCCAGCGCGTCGGCTCCGCCCACCGCCATGCCGGATCATCCGGCGCTGTGGTGGTGCGTCACTCCAGTTTCAACCGAGGTGCGCTGGCTCCGCCCACACCGCCCTCCAGGATGGACTCGCAGGGCATCTCGAGGCAACACAGCTACAGCGGATACGGATCACTTCCTCGGACTTCTGTTAAACGAACGGCGTCGTTAAAGCCGGACGTTCCGCCCAAACCCGGAGGATTCGTACCGCAAACGAGGCCCGTAAACAAATACAGCTACTGAGCCGAGGACCAATCACGCACTCCGGAGAACGCAGGCCAACGATAAAAAGCTGTTTTGGCTCAGATGAGGACAGTAAAAGAAACATGGCTACTGAACGGAGTGGGAATTAAACGTAGTGAAGGCAGGAATACGGCCAGTTACTCCATAAACGAGTGAAATGACGGGATTTAACGAGGGCGGGGTTTGAGGAACTGTTCCAGGAGACACGGCGAGCGCAGGAAGTATGACAGAAACGTCTCCACGTGAAGCTGATCCTCTGCGAGACCGAGCGAGAAATGAAACTCTGCCGAGACGAACGGATCCGTGGGATGTTTACGTCACAAACGAGGGAAGTTTAAATGCCTATAAATCAGAAACAAAACGGTGGAACATTGAAAGAGCCAATGAGCAAAAACGTTGACCTGCGAGGCGGCAGGGACGTCTGAGGTCAAAGGTTAAAGGTCATGTGGGATTAACCTGTTGCAGGAATACTTGAAATATGTTTCTTGTTAACCAGCAtcgattaaaaataaatacgtAGGACTGAGGAAAAGCTGTGCATTCGACTGGAGGAATGATGCGAGGTGGTGACGTGTGTCATGGCGACGGGAAACGTTACGAATTTACGTAGTTACAACGTTCCACAAACGCTCCGAGGATGCACTTACAGCTGGCTTCTCTCCAGCTCCGGTTATTACTGTCCTAAAACTAAACCGTtaacattactgtgtgtgtgtgtgtgtgtgtgtgtgtttctgtgtgtgtgtgtgtttctgtgtgtgtgtgtgtgtgtgtgtgtccatgtgccTGCTCTgaactttttgttttatttttttaaactcactgGGAAACATTTCAATAATTTGCTGCTACTGAGTTTAGACGAACAatggtattgtgtgtgtgtgtgcatgtgtgtgtgtgtgtgtttctgtgtgtgtgtgtgtgtgtgtgtgtgtgcatgtgtgtgttcagccaCTGAACAGcagtttattatttcattattcaatctgagaaacacactgaggtcgaatttttcatttataaaactcCTGAATTTCAGTAATTTAAATAATCGTAGTCGATCTGCGAGACGTCtgtagttttgcactggagctacgaggctaatgtagctaacacgTAGTggaagcttatagctaccaCTTTAGCATTGTGCTAAATAACTGCAtgtctaaaatgtctaaaacacACTCCGTGTTCTAATGAGCTGTTATATTAACCTCCAGATTTCCACCCAGACTCGGCCGTTACAGAATCTGAATGAATTTGCGCTTGTAATCACTGTAACAGCTACCGCTGTGTCCTAGCAACCAGTCATGCCGGTAATGACGAcgactgtaaatatataaatatataaatacggACATTTCAGAGgcaagtgtgtgttctgtgccTTACCGAGAAACACTCGCTGTGGATTTTCATTTCCTTAAAATCATTGCACATTTAATCATGAGaagaatgaaaggaaaagagaaaaacaagaacgatgacaataataataataataataataataataaagaataattttGCCTGCAGAATGTATTGCATTTAATGTCGAGAATCGCCTTCACTCCGCTGTTTACGACTCGATGCCCAGAGACGACtttattctgtttaattctCTTAAAAATAACAAGTTGTTTCTTGTGTTTAAGATGCGTACGGCTGAAACGCTAGCTATAGCATTACCATTAGCCTGTTAGCGGGGGGTTTAATCCACAGCCAGGCGACGGAGAGGAAACATTAGCGGAGCATTGATTGTTTTTCTTATGCTGCAGTTTCActgatttgttattaaaatgtttttgaacatgCTGCTCAGTGATTCATCTCTAAATCTAATCACACGTtcagattattatataacttaTATTTATGCAATTAAACGTCACATGGAGGAAAACCGGAGTGGTTGTGGAATAAACCCCACAGAAaccatgttagctagctagtgctAATCCTGCAGCTACGTGAGAAGTTTCGCTTTAGCGCATCCACACGGCTGACGTTCAGCTTCGTGATGTCGAGATAACGgtacaaaaaaacaatcatcaATACCTTGGATTTAAAtacaagattaaataaaaataaatttttgcaATTAAAGTTATTAACTAAAATCGTATTGCTGTAATTAACttgggaagaaaaaagaaagaaaaatccatcgttgttgttgttttgcatgtGTGTCTCTTTACAAAGGTGTTTAGGtctgatttgtttacatttgatTAGACGTGTGCCGATCATCACCTGAACGTTAATCTGATATAATCGCCGTATTACCGTGTGTTCAGAAGCTTTCAGAAGACGTGTGTCCTGATGTTCAGGGGCACAGACGCTAaaataagctccgcccccacgGCGatatcgtgtgtgtgtctgattttcGGCCACGCCTCCACCTGGTGATGTACGCGCTGTAGCTGTATTCGCATTCTAAACGTTCACACCGCAGTCACGTCCGTGCACAACAACAAACGCAACTCGTTTTATTTTAAACGCTAAGACTGTGCGGAAActggctgtttgtttgttttatgtttttttttttttttttgttcctccaGAGTATTTTAACGTGTAGGTCTGTTGCGAAACCTGTACTGTGAAACTGTAAATAATTCCGTCACTGTTAACgatatttttgttgatttttttaacacagcatGTATagttgaaataaaatattactacaCTGAGACTCAGATTCAAGTCTTTGTACAATAAATCTACATCATCCATAAACATATGAGTTCTGCTTGTTTAAATAcacgtgattggctgttgaAGTATCGGACATATAAGAtacaatatagtgtatttccttagtcaagtgcaaaagtttgtgcaccctcaGGACAAGTGTGTTTTGGTTTCATAGATGTTCCTTCTTTATCAGACAACACGTAAATAAGCATAAATAATATTCATCCTCTTTGTGGATCGAGAGACGATCGTGGTGAAGGGGTTCGTGTAGCTTAGTGAAACTCAGGGCCACGTCACTGCGGGTTTAACGCTCTCAGTATCAGATCTGAGGAAAGATAAACACCAAGTGCACCTGCCCAGATTAGGGTTACCTGGAGCCAGGCCTCGGGGTGGAGTCCATAGGTGAGTGAACCCAAAATGAACCCAAAATGGTGACGGAGCCATCGTGTGGGCTCAGCAGAAGAAGGATGGGAGTCAGGTGCAATGCCAGTCTTAGGTGGCCAAGACATCTGCAAAGAAAACGTTCAGGAACGTTGAAGGTCACTTCCCTGGTGGGGAAAGAGCCAGATTTGGTGACAGAGATGGAAaagtagattagattagattagagtaGATTATAGttgatataattatataatctatgatataataattattatcacATATTGTTACAGCCACACAGAGTTCAGGCTCCAGTACCAAACTTCTCAATCAGGCGTGATCTCTTTCCTGCTCTGGAGTTCCTACAGAAGATCGTGCTCAGGCAGTTGTGGGAATACTCACCAGTCCCAGCTGTTTTTCCCAGTGGACACCAGGGTTGCCTCCATGAGACTCCGAGTCTCAGGAAGGGAAACTCtgacttgtttgtgtgtgtggagcaggcGCTGGAGATGGAACCTCCTACTGACTCCACAGTGCTCCTAGGAGACACTTGGAGGGGAGTGACTGGGAGGAATGGCCTCTGAACCAGAGCAGTGAAATGTTATTAGACTTCTGTGCAAGCCTCGGATCATCTGCTTTCATTTAAGGTGAGTTTCGGACTCCATCATTTGGTGTGTCTTGTCTCCTATTTGTGGTTTTCATGGACAGGATATGAATCCACAGCTGAGGGTGGAGAGATGTCCAGTAGAGGTAACTTAAGTAGAGGTAACACAACTTAAACCGGACCTCGAACACATTTGAACATTTCTCTGCAGAGTGTGTCACCTGAGTTCCTTCTGGTCAGAGGAGAGAACTTTACCCATGATGGAGGAGTTTAAGTGTCTTGGAATCTGATTATTACACgagtgatggaaaaagaaagtgtgagaTTGATAAATGGATTGGTTTAATGGCAGCAGAGTTACAGTCATGGTACTGTAGAGTCTAGAGGTCTAGAGGTCTAGGCCAGAAGGAGGAGCTCAGGTTATGGAGAAAGCTCTCTGTTTACTGGTCAGTCTACGTCCTGTTCCTCAGCTGTGGTTGAGCTGTGTGTAATGacaaaaagaataaagacaTGAGTATGGGAGGTGGAAATGAGGTTCCTCCCCAGGGTTCAGGGTTTACTCTCTGTAATTAGGTGAGGAGTTTGACAATCCAGGTCAACCTTGGAGTGGAGCCACTGCTCCTCTTAATTGAGAGGAACCAGTTGAGGTGGATTGGGTACCTTACCATGACACCCTGGTGGGGTTCTAGTAGAGATCTGGTAATGGTGAACACACGCTtgatctaatactaacatttggattaaatatagaaaatatagtcacattttcGCAggctgaagctatctcagatcattatctcatctcagttaaaatgtgtattaatcataaaaCACGCACTTCTACACACTGCTgcgtcaaacgtacgttcacatcagctactgcacagagttttatcagtaatctcccagatttactAACCATGactggatcaccgtctgatcctgaagaacttgaccaggcaactgaatgtttaaaatcaacattctgcaactcgctagataagggagcttcatttaaaagaaaaataattagggagaaaaagctagcaccctggtatagcgatcacacacgaactttaaaacagaccactcgaaaactagaacgtaaatgacGTCAAACTAAAtcagtagtatttcaaatagcatggaaggagagccttttgagctataagaaagctcttagtgctgctagatcagtgtatctctccaccctaattgaagataacagaaataatcctagattcttatttaatactgtagcaaaattaactaggaataagaccacaatagaaacacacacacaatcattatatagcagcgatgacttcagtAATCTGGACATTGTAGGTGCACAAACTCCCACACTTCATCTCTCTGTGGTTCTGCTGCATTGTTCAGGTTTTAATAGTGCACTAGATTATAAGTGTCCCTAAGTGAACACACTAGTGCACTAGAACAACTTGAATTGAAGCACAGTCACTAAGAACAAACTGCTCTGGAGTCGTGCTGGAAAAAATTCACTGAATAAAGCAACAgtttcagaaatgtttacagAGGAAGAAGCAGGATGCTGAGGTttagccaaacacacacacacacacacacacacacacacacacacacagacaaactcTGGTCCCGAGCAGCTGTGCTGTAGTGTTTATGTGGGCTGAGGGGCGGCTAAACCCACTGAGCGTTATTTTTAGATTTCAGTGGGAAATTTTCCAGAGTCATTTGTAAGCCAAGTGTCCAACATCTGGAACACTCAATCAGCCAAGagccatctacacacacacacacacacacacacacacaaacactcacacacactcacacacacacactcacacacactcacacacactcacacacactcactcacacacactcacacacactctacagcTCGTTCCTGATAAGTTCAGCTGTGTGAGTGATCTGCAGTCAGACTTAAACACCGTGAACTctacacattaaacacacactcgctctctctctctctctctctctgtctctctctctctgtctctctctctctgtctctctctgtctctctc
The genomic region above belongs to Pangasianodon hypophthalmus isolate fPanHyp1 chromosome 6, fPanHyp1.pri, whole genome shotgun sequence and contains:
- the sema6dl gene encoding sema domain, transmembrane domain (TM), and cytoplasmic domain, (semaphorin) 6D, like isoform X8 — protein: MWCVMFPNLLLLLLLVRTHAVSFPEDTAPLDIVDRHYSRQYPVFRGRPSGNESQHRLDFQLMTRIQDTLFIAGRDQVYLVSLRESYRNDITPYRKLTWRSSQADRETCALKGKHRDECHNFIKVLVPRNDDLVFICGTNGFNPMCRYYRLDNLEFDGEEISGLARCPFDAKQTNVALFSDGKLYSATVADFLASDAVIYRSMGDGSALRTIKYDSKWLKEPHFLHAVDYGNYVYFFFREIAAEHNNLGRAVYSRVARVCKNDVGGSQRVLEKHWTSFVKARLNCSVPGESFFYFDVLQSLTDIINISGVPSVVGVFTTQLNSIPGSAVCAFSMPDIEKVFEGRFKEQKTPDSVWTPVPDDRLPRPRPGCCAGHGSAESYKSSVEFPDETLQFIKLHPLMDAAVPSIRDEPWVTKTRVRYRLTALAVDNAAGPYKNYTVVFIGSEAGVVLKVLAKTAVFSLNESVLLEEIDVFNQAKCLSNSEDDRRVLSFHLDRDTHTLYVAFSSCVVRIPLSRCERHRTCHKSCIASRDPYCGWMSHGACERIPAGVDSGFEQDVEFGDTGRLGDCHEFMTTASAPGFKSYGDATSGIWEIQSADSNQLVHMNILITCVFAAFLLGAFIAGAVVYCYRDVFLHKKTRKIHKAAHSKDEESAPSRTDSTGSFTKLNGLFESPVKEFPSAMEEARIYFSGDKDEKNPESKTIILSRQNPELAALPTPESTPVLHQKGLQPNKSQWEKAQGKTCVSRKEAPPKSPQNPSIPSAVVLPNATHEKTVPSSDTGSVKSVHKERRRSVDARNTLNELLKHLNEANEAETINANPKAIMADTPRPRPHLMLEPMGNLAEIPPKVPSREASLYSPTSYSPPSSYSASSYSPSSSLPRHSPTKRVDVPSVPTSPTGQMGTLDRQRFQRVGSAHRHAGSSGAVVVRHSSFNRGALAPPTPPSRMDSQGISRQHSYSGYGSLPRTSVKRTASLKPDVPPKPGGFVPQTRPVNKYSY
- the sema6dl gene encoding sema domain, transmembrane domain (TM), and cytoplasmic domain, (semaphorin) 6D, like isoform X11, whose amino-acid sequence is MWCVMFPNLLLLLLLVRTHAVSFPEDTAPLDIVDRHYSRQYPVFRGRPSGNESQHRLDFQLMTRIQDTLFIAGRDQVYLVSLRESYRNDITPYRKLTWRSSQADRETCALKGKHRDECHNFIKVLVPRNDDLVFICGTNGFNPMCRYYRLDNLEFDGEEISGLARCPFDAKQTNVALFSDGKLYSATVADFLASDAVIYRSMGDGSALRTIKYDSKWLKEPHFLHAVDYGNYVYFFFREIAAEHNNLGRAVYSRVARVCKNDVGGSQRVLEKHWTSFVKARLNCSVPGESFFYFDVLQSLTDIINISGVPSVVGVFTTQLNSIPGSAVCAFSMPDIEKVFEGRFKEQKTPDSVWTPVPDDRLPRPRPGCCAGHGSAESYKSSVEFPDETLQFIKLHPLMDAAVPSIRDEPWVTKTRVRYRLTALAVDNAAGPYKNYTVVFIGSEAGVVLKVLAKTAVFSLNESVLLEEIDVFNQAKCLSNSEDDRRVLSFHLDRDTHTLYVAFSSCVVRIPLSRCERHRTCHKSCIASRDPYCGWMSHGACERIPAGVDGFEQDVEFGDTGRLGDCHGIWEIQSADSNQLVHMNILITCVFAAFLLGAFIAGAVVYCYRDVFLHKKTRKIHKAAHSKDEESAPSRTDSTGSFTKLNGLFESPVKEFPSAMEEARIYFSGDKDEKNPESKTIILSRQNPELAALPTPESTPVLHQKGLQPNKSQWEKAQGKTCVSRKEAPPKSPQNPSIPSAVVLPNATHEKTVPSSDTGSVKSVHKERRRSVDARNTLNELLKHLNEANEAETINANPKAIMADTPRPRPHLMLEPMGNLAEIPPKVPSREASLYSPTSYSPPSSYSASSYSPSSSLPRHSPTKRVDVPSVPTSPTGQMGTLDRQRFQRVGSAHRHAGSSGAVVVRHSSFNRGALAPPTPPSRMDSQGISRQHSYSGYGSLPRTSVKRTASLKPDVPPKPGGFVPQTRPVNKYSY